The DNA window CTCATataaaaaagggaaatttgcggcaaaagtccccaaaaagttcACGTTGATGCAGATTAGTCCCCAACCTCcaaaaatagcggcaatagtcctcAAGGTCACACTTTTTATTTGTCCGTCGATACCCAGTTTGACAGCCCCGTTAAGTACTGGCAAGAGTGCCACGTGTTGAAGTATTATTGgtccaaattttaattttaattaaaaataattcaaaataaaaaaaaaataattaaataaaaactttaatattattttttattttcttatttaaaattaatttcttttttctttttcttttttttttctttttcctttttctttttttctctttttctttcttttcttcttcatcttcttcgtcttcttctccttcttctcactGCCATCACCATCAACCCCCAACTTTAACCCCAAACCAGCAGCACCACCACCTTCAAATAATTTCCAATGCATTAATAAATTTCTAATGCACAAATAAAAAATCCTAGAaccccaaaaaataatttaaataaaaaaacaaatcaaaacccCAAATTAAAAAACCCCATGGCTGTCGTGCTTGGAATCTTCGTCGGCCAAGGATGGAGTGGCGTGCCATGGTTCGAGGCTGGAGCTGACCCATCAGCCATAGCTCCATTCTCGTTCGGCTCCCTTTTGGGACCCCAACTAATTTTAATGGGTTGGTTAGAAAGCAAGAGATGGGTGGACTTCTTCAACCCTGAATCACAATCGGTGGAGTGGGCGACGCCATGGTCGAGGACTGCCGAGAACTTCGCCAATGCCACCGGAGACCAAGGATACCCCAGTGGAAAATTCTTCGACCCATTGGGACTGGCCGGAACACTGCAGAACGGTGAGTACATTCCCGATGTGGAGAAACTGGAGAGACTGAAGCTTGCTGAGATTAAGCATGCGAGAATAGCGATGTTGGCTatgcttattttttatttgtggtGAAGATCCAGTTACATCCAACACATCCATGGATGGCCACTACCGATGCATCAGATCACGTTTCCGTTTGGAATTGGGAACATCGACAGGTACCTTTTCATCTCATTCTTCCTATTCAACTCATCCGTAAACTGGGGAATCAATCTCTGGTCTATCTTACTTTTGATCTATGGATTATTAGGTAATCTACGAGCTCAAAGCTGGTGGTGTTGATGATAGGCGTTTGGTCGGAGCGAAGTTGGAGAAGCTTGCCGAGGGTGAATCAGGTACAAATGTACTTCTTTATcgctttgttattttttatttgtgcaTTAGAAATTTATTAATGCATTAGAAATTATTTGAAGGTGGTGGTGCTGCTGGTTTGGGATTAAGGTTGGGGGTTGATGGTGATGGcagtgagaagaagaagaagaagacgaagaagataaagaagaaaagaaagaaaaagaagaaaaaaaaagaaattaattttaaataagaaaataaaaaataattttttaaatattttttttatttttaattatttttaattaaaattaaaatttggacCAATAATACTTCAACACGTGGCACTCTTGCCAGTACTTAACGGGGCTGTCAAACTGGGTATCGACGGACAAATAAAAAGTGTGACCTTGAGGACTATTGTCGCTATTTTTGGAGGTTGGGGACTAATCTGCATCAACGTGAattttttggggacttttgccgcaaatttccctATAAAAAAATAGCTCTCTATAATAAGGAATTACTAGTAGGGAGCTATCTAAATGTAATGAGCTCCTTATTCTTTTACTAAATCtttttaatagtattttaatcaaaggtattattattttttattattttactaaattaatttatatttaataaatttaaattataaaatattattagagGATTGattgaagaaaaataataaaaatagctccttattttaattttttaactatttttactaaaaaataaaaatttgatcAGAGATGCTCTAACAAACCATAACAAAAAATGACAACTCATCACAAGATGGCCTAAGCATGGCTGAGGTGAGCAAGCTCCAACCATGAAATGCCAAGTAACAACCTATAATTGGACCAACACAACAGAAAGAAAAAGtgatcaaatttttttttttaatttacttaTCCATCATATTAAAATCATCCTTTTAAGGTCAAAGAAACTGATTAAGTGACCGACTTTTGGCTTTAGCTGTTTACGAGAtagaaaaaaaagaattaaaaaaaaaacgtccAAAAAAAGGACCATATATTATAAATTGAGTAGTCACAGATTTTAATATGTTtccatttttctctttttgtcACAATCCAACTTTTCTGTTTCCTTTTATACCCACCACCAACAACATTACCTTCTTTTCTAGTTCAAGCTTTCTATAATCACCTATTCACTAAAAGAAAATTCCTTGCAACACTCATTTCATTTCTCCAACACATAATTTTGGTTCCAAATCcaattgagttttaattgttGGTCACAATTAATTTTCTTATAGTGTGGTCTAGTCTAATCTAGCCTACTTGAGAAGTGTAGCCACCACCAAAgccgtttttttttctttaatttttattgagtGTTTATAGCTGTGGCTAAATTAAAAGAATACGTTATGGCAGAGGAAGAAGCCAAGAGGGTTGAGCCTCAATCGCCCGAAAATCCATCACCGGTAGCGGCGGAACAGTTGAAGAAGGAGGaagcaaaagaagaagaagaagttgtaAACAGTAAGGATGTTTGTGCTTCTGATGAGAAGAGTTTGAGCCCGGTTCCATTAGAGAAGCCTCTTCCTGCCCCTGCAATTGTTCAAAGTacacttttctttttatatttatattctaATAAAATCTCTTACTTCATCTATATATGTTCATttgtttgtttaaatttttgtgCTGAATTTCCATGctacttttttcttcttccaatAATATATAACTCTATGCTGTTTATTTTACTGTTGTTGTTTTGCAAAAGGTGGAAGAATCTTTTTAAGAAGTTTTCTTTATAattgtttgaattttattttggtGAAAAGCCAGAGAGAAAATTAAAACTGTGTTGAAgtaaatttccaaataaattactttgtattattattgtttGCTCTATCTAAAATTATAGAGTAAATTATGATAAGGTGAATCAGCTTACAATTAAAAACTAtaagaattttatttatttttgggtgAGGACAAGAAAAGTTGTTAATTCTCATGGAAAAAGAAAAGGGTTCTCATCTCTTACCATAAATTTTATCAAAATTCACACACTGAATGAGGCTGCTTTGTAATTATTTCAGTAGAACTAAAGTGACTTTATCAAAGATAAAGATGGGCTGCACTAGTTTTAGTAATTTGGTTGTACATTGTACTCAATTATGTCATAACTTAATTTCTTTTagcttattttctttcttttagttgtttttcaataatttattattataatgttgtttttttttttgcttgaacttataatgttattattatttttattattattattatttg is part of the Cannabis sativa cultivar Pink pepper isolate KNU-18-1 chromosome 5, ASM2916894v1, whole genome shotgun sequence genome and encodes:
- the LOC133037869 gene encoding chlorophyll a-b binding protein CP24 10A, chloroplastic-like; protein product: MAVVLGIFVGQGWSGVPWFEAGADPSAIAPFSFGSLLGPQLILMGWLESKRWVDFFNPESQSVEWATPWSRTAENFANATGDQGYPSGKFFDPLGLAGTLQNGEYIPDVEKLERLKLAEIKHARIAMLAMLIFYLW